One Streptosporangium sp. NBC_01495 DNA window includes the following coding sequences:
- a CDS encoding D-alanine--D-alanine ligase family protein — translation MSEQHEPLPRVAVVFGGRNSEHAVSILGAGSVLGAIDRSKYEVVPIGIAQDGRWVLASGEQRYEIESGELPAVDAASATLALTSGGGSLVAYDPGSIPVELGQVDVVFPVMHGPFAEDGTIQGLLEMAGVRYVGSGVLASSVGMDKAYMKLVLAAAGLPVGPYVVIRDRDWRTDRGRVLKEVQELGWPVFVKPARAGSSQGISKAANLEELERAIEFAREHDPKVLVEAAVTGREIECAVLESPGDEAPRASLPGEVLVHGDHEFFDFEAKYLGDDMSLSVPADLPQETAEELRAMAVRAFEALGCEGLSRVDFFYTPDGRLIVNEINTMPGFTAMSVAPQLWAATGVPYAELVDRLIQLALGRSPGLR, via the coding sequence TCGCAATTCCGAGCACGCCGTCTCCATTCTCGGGGCGGGAAGCGTGCTGGGGGCCATCGACAGATCCAAGTACGAGGTGGTCCCCATCGGGATCGCCCAGGACGGCCGGTGGGTGCTCGCCTCGGGGGAGCAGCGCTACGAGATCGAGAGCGGTGAGCTGCCCGCCGTCGACGCGGCGAGCGCGACACTGGCCCTGACGTCCGGCGGCGGCTCGCTGGTGGCGTACGACCCCGGCAGCATCCCCGTCGAGCTCGGCCAGGTCGACGTCGTCTTCCCCGTGATGCACGGCCCCTTCGCCGAGGACGGCACGATCCAGGGGCTGCTGGAGATGGCCGGGGTCCGCTACGTCGGCTCCGGGGTGCTGGCCAGCTCGGTCGGCATGGACAAGGCGTACATGAAGCTGGTCCTCGCCGCGGCCGGCCTGCCCGTCGGCCCGTACGTCGTGATCCGCGACCGCGACTGGCGGACCGACCGCGGCCGGGTCCTCAAGGAGGTCCAGGAGCTCGGCTGGCCGGTGTTCGTCAAGCCCGCGCGCGCCGGGTCCAGCCAGGGCATCTCCAAGGCCGCCAACCTGGAGGAGCTGGAGCGGGCCATCGAGTTCGCCCGCGAGCACGACCCCAAGGTGCTGGTCGAGGCCGCCGTCACGGGCCGCGAGATCGAGTGCGCGGTGCTGGAGTCGCCGGGCGACGAGGCGCCCAGGGCGAGCCTGCCCGGCGAGGTGCTGGTCCACGGCGACCACGAGTTCTTCGACTTCGAGGCCAAGTACCTCGGGGATGACATGTCCCTGTCCGTGCCCGCGGACCTCCCCCAGGAGACGGCCGAGGAGCTGCGGGCGATGGCCGTCCGCGCCTTCGAGGCGCTGGGCTGCGAGGGCCTGTCGCGGGTCGACTTCTTCTACACCCCCGACGGACGGCTGATCGTCAACGAGATCAACACCATGCCGGGCTTCACCGCGATGTCGGTCGCGCCGCAGCTGTGGGCCGCCACCGGGGTGCCCTACGCGGAGCTGGTCGACCGGCTGATCCAG